GACTTGAAATAATTGATAAGTCAAGAGCAACTCATGGCCACCGAACCTTTTACCTTTCAGTATCTCCCAAATTCTATGGAAGTGGATGTAGAGCTTTAGCTGCCGCAGGATTATTAAAAGATCCAAAACGTAGCAGAGTTGTAATTGAAAAACCATTTGGAAGAGACTTCAATAGCGCTCAGTCTCTTAATTCTCTCGTTCAAGGTTGTGCTCAAGAAACTCAAATATTTCGAATAGATCATTATTTAGGAAAAGAAACCGTTCAAAATATTCTTGTTCTCAGATTTGCAAACACTATTTTTGAGCCTATTTGGAATAGAAATTATATATCCAGTGTTCAAATTACCAGTTCTGAAACAGTTGGAGTTGAAGATAGAGCTGGATACTACGAATCCTCTGGAGCATTAAGAGATATGGTTCAAAACCACCTGACTCAAATGCTTGCTCTAACAGCAATGGAACCACCTGGACATTTTGATCCAGAAGCCATAAGGAATGAGAAAGCCAAAGTTCTTCAGGCAGTAAAGCTTGCTAATGAAGAAAAACCTTGGGAATGTTGCGTTAGGGGACAGTACTCAAAAGGAGGTAGCGAGGAAGATCCACTACTTGGATATAGAGAAGAACCAGGTGTTAATCCAAACAGCACAACCGAAACATATGTAGCTATGAAACTTTTCATAGATAATTGGAGATGGCAAGGAGTGCCTTTTTACGTAAGGACAGGGAAACGATTAGCCAAAAGACTTAGCGAGGTTGTTCTAACATTTAGAGAAGCTCCTGTTCACCTATTTGATGCAGCAGGAGGATGTCCAACGTCAAACCAATTAATTCTTAGGATTCAACCAAACGAAGGAGCTGAATTTAGTTTTGAGGTTAAATCACCAGGGTCTGGGATGAGAAGTAGACCTGTAAATATGGAGTTTTCTTATGACGAATCCTTTGGCGAGCCATCTGATGAAGGTTATGTAAGACTCCTTGCTGATGCAATGCTTGGAGATCCAACATTGTTTACTCGAAGCGATGAAGTAGAGGCTGCTTGGCGTCTTTATACCCCTCTACTAGAGAAGATTGAGGATTCTCCCTGGGAATTACCTGTTTATCAATATGAATCAAGGACATGGGGGCCTACTGAATCGGACTTACTTATTGGGAAAGATCAGCTTCTATGGAGAAGACCTTAAAGAAATTAAATCTAAATCTTTTATTCGAAACAAATTAATGTCTCCTCAACTAACGCTTCAAACACCTCTTCAGCTTCCACCAGCTGAAATTCCTACTTATCTTGAGCAACTCTGGTCACATGATGAGCGAGGAGATAAAGGAGCCAATACCTTTTGTTTAATTGTCTGGCAACCGGCTTGGATTGAACAAAAATTAGTCAAAACTGGAAAAATATCTGGTCCCGTAGTAGGAAGTCAAAGGAATGATCTTATAGAGGCTGCTAGAGAAATAATCTTAAAAGGAGATCTTCCTAATAGCACTTCACCACTTGACTTCAGAGTTCAATCGTCAATTCAATGTGAAGAGTTAATTACAAATGTAGAAGACCTCAGGGGCCAACACATTGACACCTCAATTAGTAATTTGCAACCTCGAAGATTAATAACTATTGCACCAACAATTGAGAAAGAAAATAATTTAGAAACTTTGGTGGCAGCATATTGTCCTCTGCCTGAAGAAGGGGGAGGTAAAACAGCTTGTGGCGACGTAATCGTTTTAAGAGGTAATAAAACCGCAATCAATGATGGTCTTGAAATAGTTGAGAGTCTTGTCCCTGATGAACTGCCCTCTTGGTTGTGGTGGAATGGAAGAATTGATGAAGCCCCTAAATTCCTAAATGCTCTGGCGCTGCCTAATCGGAGATTAATTATTGATACTGCTCTAGGAGAACCAATGGTCTGCTTAAATTTATTGCTTCAAAGAATTCAATCTGGACAGGCTGTTAATGACCTGAATTGGCTTCGTCTTAGAGGTTGGAGAGAAACCTTAGCAATGGTATTTGATCCACTTCAAAGAAGAAATTCTCTTGATAATTTACAAAAAATTGACATCGATATCGAGGGTTCTCAGACAGTTCAAGGTCTTTTACTTGCTGCATGGATTGCCGATCGTCTTAACTGGAAACTTGAAAATTGCATCTTCTCAAAAAAGATCAGCTGAAAGTTAATTTTCTTCGTCCTGACAAAACTCTTGTTGAAGTTGGTATTACCTCTCTACCAATTGGAAAACCAAGCATAAATCCTGGACAGATCGTTGGTTTGAGATTAATTGCAAAAGCTAAAAACAAACAAAAAAACGATATTTGTGTAATCCTTGCTTCAGAATCCGGCGAGTGTATGAGATTAGAAGCTGGAGGTATGGCAAGAATGGAACTTATTGAACAAGTCGTTCCTATTCAAAAAAACTCTTTAGAAAATGATGTTGCTCGTTTACTTTCCAGCAGTAGAGGCAATACGAGTCCTTTACTTGCGAGTGCGACACCAATAGCAAAAGAAATGCTTGATTTA
This is a stretch of genomic DNA from Prochlorococcus marinus str. MIT 0912. It encodes these proteins:
- the zwf gene encoding glucose-6-phosphate dehydrogenase is translated as MSMPVTNPLRVGLRQERVVPPQCLVIFGASGDLTHRKLVPALFELFKQRRLPSEFAVLGCARRAWTDEIFKEKMEEALSSQIAESPKEWELFSQNLFYEPVDLQQPEHLVKLGERLEIIDKSRATHGHRTFYLSVSPKFYGSGCRALAAAGLLKDPKRSRVVIEKPFGRDFNSAQSLNSLVQGCAQETQIFRIDHYLGKETVQNILVLRFANTIFEPIWNRNYISSVQITSSETVGVEDRAGYYESSGALRDMVQNHLTQMLALTAMEPPGHFDPEAIRNEKAKVLQAVKLANEEKPWECCVRGQYSKGGSEEDPLLGYREEPGVNPNSTTETYVAMKLFIDNWRWQGVPFYVRTGKRLAKRLSEVVLTFREAPVHLFDAAGGCPTSNQLILRIQPNEGAEFSFEVKSPGSGMRSRPVNMEFSYDESFGEPSDEGYVRLLADAMLGDPTLFTRSDEVEAAWRLYTPLLEKIEDSPWELPVYQYESRTWGPTESDLLIGKDQLLWRRP